Part of the Grimontia kaedaensis genome is shown below.
GATGCAAAGTCGGACGCCACCAAGGGTGGTTGCCAGGATTAATTCGAACCTTTGAAGCAATCGATGTGAACTTACCAATTTCAGTATTCGCCACTTCACTGTCGGGACCACTATAGCTGAAGTCTTGCAGTGCAACATGTTCCAATAGTGTACGTTCGCCGACTTCAGTCCATCGCCCGAGCACCGAGTCAGTTACCACAGCATCGCGACAAATTGTTGTCTCTTCATGCAAAGTGCGATTTGTGTCAATGTGATGCTCATCCATGGTGATTGCCTCCGTTTTCCTTACAGAGTGCGATATCTAATTGACCAGCAAACTGAGCGACGGTGTCTTCAAGTTTCCCGCTGTTGTTGAGATGAATCGCATCGGCCGGGCGCACTTCATCATACTGAATGGCGCGTTCCAATCGCCGCGCAATGTCTTCTACGCTTTCTCTGCCACGGGCTTCAAGGCGTTCTCTAAGTGCATCAGGGTTGACTGAGATCCATACGACTTCCAGCTGTTCTCCAAATACCCCTCTGGCAAAGGGCAGATACGCGCGAGAACCATTCACCATCACATCCATGCCCGACGCCAACCAAGTTTCCACTTCACGCCCC
Proteins encoded:
- the phnN gene encoding ribose 1,5-bisphosphokinase, which codes for MAKLFYVLGASGAGKDSLINAARERFCHKLMVAHRYITRPASAGSENHVALSDDEFDLRIKQELFSMHWRANGLRYGVGREVETWLASGMDVMVNGSRAYLPFARGVFGEQLEVVWISVNPDALRERLEARGRESVEDIARRLERAIQYDEVRPADAIHLNNSGKLEDTVAQFAGQLDIALCKENGGNHHG